From Streptomyces asiaticus, one genomic window encodes:
- a CDS encoding FAD-dependent oxidoreductase — protein MPRVPEPEVIICGAGAAGLTLAIDLARRNIGFLLIDKAAGPFRGSRGKGIQPRSQEVFEDLGVIDRIVASGGEYPVQRFYTDEGPVDRSAFELSGPTPEEPYQIPLLVPQFLTERCLRERLAELGHAPLYGHELTGIDQDDDGVSARIATPSGERTVRAAYLVGADGGSSFVRKSLDIGFPGRTLGVRAVVADVRADGVSTDAWHRWGEGTDTQVSLCPLYGTDMFQYVGPVPFDVDIDVSAAGLTALFHERTGRTDIVVREVSWASVFSMNARLADTYRIGRVLLTGDAAHVHPPTGGQGLNTGVQDAYNLGWKLAAVLDGAPDPLLASYEQERRPIAEAVLGLSERLLEAAKSRFTSRGREVSQLDLGYADSPLTIATPHRDKGPLAGERAPDAPVTGAGGLDTRLFSLFQGPHWTLLGYEADRTAAPTARKGLHIHTTGPRGDLNDAGGHFRDAYGLAAGQWVLVRPDGYMAAIADLHTIEAHLDAVGLRTGGASPGWR, from the coding sequence ATGCCCCGTGTCCCGGAACCCGAAGTGATCATCTGCGGCGCCGGTGCCGCCGGACTGACACTCGCCATCGATCTCGCCCGCAGAAATATCGGCTTCCTGCTGATCGACAAGGCGGCCGGGCCCTTCAGAGGATCCCGGGGCAAGGGGATCCAGCCCCGCAGCCAGGAGGTGTTCGAGGACCTCGGCGTCATCGACCGGATCGTGGCCTCCGGCGGGGAGTACCCCGTACAGCGCTTCTACACGGACGAGGGTCCGGTCGACCGGTCCGCCTTCGAGCTGTCCGGCCCGACGCCGGAGGAGCCGTACCAAATCCCCCTGCTGGTCCCGCAGTTCCTCACCGAGCGCTGTCTGCGCGAGCGGCTGGCCGAGCTCGGGCACGCCCCGCTCTACGGCCACGAGCTCACCGGAATCGACCAGGACGACGACGGCGTGTCCGCGCGGATCGCCACTCCGTCCGGGGAGCGGACCGTGCGCGCCGCCTACCTCGTGGGCGCCGACGGCGGATCGAGCTTCGTCCGCAAGTCCCTGGACATCGGCTTTCCCGGCCGGACGCTCGGCGTGCGGGCCGTCGTCGCCGACGTCCGCGCCGACGGCGTCTCGACGGACGCCTGGCACCGCTGGGGGGAGGGCACGGACACGCAGGTGTCACTGTGCCCGCTGTACGGCACGGACATGTTCCAGTACGTGGGGCCGGTCCCCTTCGACGTGGACATCGACGTCTCGGCGGCGGGCCTGACCGCCCTCTTCCACGAACGCACGGGCCGCACCGACATCGTCGTCCGCGAGGTGTCCTGGGCTTCCGTCTTCTCGATGAACGCCCGTCTCGCCGACACGTATCGGATCGGCCGGGTGCTCCTGACCGGTGACGCCGCCCACGTCCATCCGCCGACGGGTGGGCAGGGCCTCAACACCGGCGTGCAGGACGCGTACAACCTCGGCTGGAAGCTCGCCGCCGTCCTGGACGGCGCGCCGGACCCCCTCCTTGCCAGCTACGAGCAGGAGCGCCGCCCGATCGCCGAGGCCGTCCTCGGCCTCTCCGAGCGGCTGCTGGAGGCCGCGAAGAGCCGCTTCACCAGCCGGGGTCGCGAGGTCAGCCAACTCGACCTCGGCTATGCTGACTCGCCTCTCACGATCGCCACGCCGCACCGGGACAAGGGCCCGCTGGCCGGGGAACGCGCCCCCGACGCCCCCGTCACCGGGGCCGGAGGGCTCGACACCCGCCTCTTCAGCCTCTTCCAGGGCCCCCACTGGACCCTGCTCGGCTACGAGGCCGACCGCACCGCCGCCCCGACCGCTCGCAAGGGCCTGCACATCCACACCACCGGCCCGCGCGGCGATCTGAACGACGCCGGGGGCCACTTCCGTGACGCGTACGGCCTGGCGGCCGGGCAGTGGGTGCTCGTCCGGCCCGACGGATACATGGCGGCCATCGCCGACCTCCACACCATCGAGGCCCACCTCGACGCCGTCGGGTTGCGCACCGGGGGTGCCTCACCCGGGTGGCGGTAG
- a CDS encoding MarR family winged helix-turn-helix transcriptional regulator, whose protein sequence is MATRRQRQVTQRRLHESIIDLIAIMNQPHRDEILIAEAGIQLDRALFPLIVGIHRFAPIGVVELADRAGRDHTTVSRQVAKLAELGLVERRPSAEDRRVKEALLTEEGRRVIDAIDAARGRLNQPVFEQWSDRDLVELERLMRRYVDDLVGLSAAGKAADDR, encoded by the coding sequence ATGGCCACACGACGCCAGCGGCAGGTCACGCAGCGACGGCTGCATGAATCGATCATCGACCTCATCGCGATCATGAACCAGCCGCACCGGGACGAGATCCTCATCGCCGAAGCGGGCATCCAGCTCGACCGGGCGCTCTTCCCGCTGATCGTGGGCATCCACCGGTTCGCCCCGATCGGCGTGGTCGAGCTCGCCGACCGAGCGGGCCGCGACCACACCACGGTCAGCCGCCAGGTCGCGAAGCTCGCGGAGTTGGGTTTGGTGGAGCGCCGCCCCAGCGCGGAGGACCGCCGCGTGAAGGAAGCCCTCCTCACCGAGGAGGGGCGCCGCGTCATCGACGCGATCGACGCCGCGCGCGGGCGGCTCAACCAGCCGGTGTTCGAGCAGTGGAGCGACCGGGATCTGGTGGAGCTGGAACGGCTCATGCGGCGCTACGTGGACGACCTGGTCGGTTTGTCCGCGGCCGGAAAGGCCGCGGACGACCGCTGA
- a CDS encoding DUF397 domain-containing protein has translation MRTHPWRKSSYSAQGANCLYVSAPGNATIRLRESDEPDTILTTNPTALGALIRSAKAGRLDHLGTA, from the coding sequence ATGCGCACCCACCCCTGGCGGAAGTCCTCGTACAGCGCCCAAGGGGCCAACTGCCTCTACGTATCGGCACCCGGCAACGCCACGATCCGGCTCCGCGAGAGCGACGAACCCGACACCATCCTCACCACCAACCCAACCGCCCTCGGCGCCCTCATACGCAGCGCCAAGGCAGGGCGGCTCGACCACCTCGGCACGGCCTAA